In one Candidatus Woesearchaeota archaeon B3_Woes genomic region, the following are encoded:
- the rpoA1 gene encoding DNA-directed RNA polymerase subunit A', which produces MAKKETKEKEVKEPVEEKAEEVVEPIEETKEVPEVEDLPEEKGSKEPVEEKKIDFESHQHVHKQIRSIEFGTLSPELIKKMASAKIVTPELYDREGYPVDGGLMDIRLGVIDPGLKCKTCGSKLKECIGHFGYIELARPIIHIKFVSIILNILKSTCRDCGRVLIPKTKIAKCLDELKEAEKESGLAGRRKKIRQIITNLKSQNKCPYCQVKQQKINLEKPSTFIENEKRISPIEVRTRLEKVTDDDLSLFGINAKVARPEWMVLTIMAIPPVTMRPSITLESGERSEDDLTHKIGDIVRINQRLFENINAGAPEIIIEDLWDLLQYHVTTFFDNAVAQLPPARHRSGQPLKTITERIKSKQGRIRQNLAGKRTNFSSRTVISPDPNLQLNEVGVPMEIATILTVPERVTEWNIEYLKGFIKRGSHVYPGANYVIRPGGKKKRITEETKEASLEEIEQGYIVERHLLDGDVAIFNRQPSLHRMSMMCHKVRILAGKTFRLSPAVCNPYNADFDGDEMNLHIPQTEEARAEAEILMQVQTQLISPRYGLSVMGCKQDAISGNYILTTNNFKMKRDDAVDLLYNLGINNFSKLPKKKEVSGQEVFSTLLPDDFDFKGTDRTGKPVIIKNGVLNEGCVIDKNAVGEEAGLILRALHKKYGADDAVIIISNIFRLGIGVLLKNGFSITLSDTDLPKNAREEVDEIFTNVKQDVQNLINSYYKGELEVFPGKTASETLELRILELLNKERNKVGQVVMDYCHKGTSSIIMADSGARGNSLNLAQMAACVGQQAMRGQRITKGYNKRTLSSFKKGDLGSESHGFIQNGFKQGLNPFEFFFGSITGRDSLMDTALRTPKSGYLYRRLSNALQDLKVEYDHTVRDASKKIIQFKYGEDGVDVSKSEEGVINVDRVIK; this is translated from the coding sequence ATGGCTAAAAAAGAAACAAAGGAAAAGGAAGTCAAAGAACCTGTTGAAGAAAAAGCAGAAGAAGTTGTTGAACCCATAGAAGAGACCAAAGAGGTTCCAGAAGTAGAAGATCTTCCAGAAGAAAAGGGTTCTAAAGAACCTGTTGAAGAAAAAAAGATCGATTTTGAATCCCACCAACATGTTCATAAACAAATTAGGAGTATTGAATTTGGTACTCTGAGTCCTGAATTAATAAAAAAGATGGCTTCTGCTAAGATAGTCACACCTGAATTATATGATAGAGAAGGATATCCTGTTGATGGTGGACTAATGGATATAAGATTAGGAGTAATTGATCCTGGATTAAAATGTAAGACATGTGGAAGTAAATTAAAAGAATGTATTGGACATTTTGGTTATATAGAGTTAGCAAGACCAATAATCCACATAAAATTTGTTAGTATAATATTAAATATCCTTAAATCAACTTGTAGAGATTGTGGACGTGTTCTAATTCCTAAAACTAAGATTGCTAAATGTTTAGATGAATTAAAAGAAGCCGAAAAAGAAAGCGGATTAGCTGGAAGAAGGAAGAAAATAAGACAGATCATAACAAATCTTAAATCTCAAAACAAATGCCCTTATTGTCAAGTTAAACAACAAAAAATAAATCTTGAAAAACCATCAACATTTATTGAAAACGAAAAAAGAATAAGCCCAATAGAAGTTAGAACAAGACTTGAAAAAGTTACAGATGATGATTTATCTTTATTCGGGATAAATGCAAAAGTAGCAAGACCTGAATGGATGGTATTAACTATAATGGCAATACCACCGGTAACAATGAGACCTTCTATAACTCTAGAATCTGGAGAAAGAAGCGAAGATGATCTAACACATAAAATAGGAGATATCGTAAGAATAAATCAAAGATTATTTGAAAATATAAATGCAGGAGCTCCTGAAATAATTATTGAAGATTTGTGGGATTTATTACAATACCATGTTACAACTTTCTTTGATAATGCTGTTGCTCAACTGCCACCAGCAAGGCATCGTTCAGGACAGCCTCTTAAAACAATAACAGAAAGAATAAAAAGCAAACAAGGAAGAATAAGGCAAAATTTAGCTGGAAAAAGAACAAATTTTTCTTCCAGAACAGTTATTAGTCCTGATCCTAATCTACAATTAAACGAGGTTGGAGTACCTATGGAAATTGCTACAATCCTAACAGTACCAGAAAGAGTCACTGAATGGAATATAGAATATCTTAAGGGATTTATTAAAAGAGGATCTCATGTTTACCCTGGAGCAAATTATGTTATAAGACCTGGTGGAAAAAAGAAAAGAATAACAGAAGAGACAAAGGAGGCAAGCCTAGAAGAGATTGAACAAGGTTATATTGTTGAAAGACACCTATTAGATGGGGATGTTGCAATCTTCAACAGACAACCATCTCTTCATAGAATGTCTATGATGTGTCACAAAGTAAGAATCTTAGCTGGTAAAACATTTAGATTAAGCCCAGCAGTATGTAATCCTTATAACGCTGATTTTGATGGGGACGAAATGAACCTGCATATTCCTCAAACAGAAGAAGCGAGAGCAGAAGCAGAAATTTTGATGCAGGTTCAAACTCAACTAATTTCTCCAAGATATGGTCTTAGTGTAATGGGATGTAAACAAGATGCCATTAGTGGTAATTATATCCTAACCACAAATAATTTCAAAATGAAAAGAGATGATGCTGTTGATTTATTATATAACCTTGGTATAAATAATTTCTCAAAATTACCTAAGAAAAAAGAAGTTAGTGGTCAGGAAGTATTTAGTACACTCTTACCTGATGATTTTGATTTCAAAGGAACAGATAGGACAGGTAAACCTGTGATAATTAAAAATGGTGTACTTAATGAGGGTTGTGTAATTGATAAAAATGCTGTTGGAGAAGAAGCAGGACTTATTCTAAGAGCATTACACAAAAAATATGGTGCAGATGACGCTGTAATTATTATCAGTAATATATTTAGATTGGGAATTGGTGTTTTATTAAAAAATGGATTTTCAATCACATTGTCAGATACAGATTTACCTAAGAACGCAAGAGAGGAAGTCGATGAAATATTCACAAATGTGAAGCAAGATGTTCAAAATTTAATTAATTCTTATTATAAAGGAGAATTAGAAGTATTCCCTGGAAAAACAGCATCTGAAACACTAGAACTAAGAATTTTAGAGTTATTAAATAAAGAGAGAAATAAAGTAGGACAGGTTGTTATGGATTATTGTCATAAAGGAACATCTTCAATTATAATGGCTGATAGTGGGGCTAGGGGAAATTCATTAAATTTAGCACAGATGGCAGCTTGTGTTGGTCAGCAGGCTATGCGTGGTCAAAGAATTACTAAAGGTTATAACAAAAGGACTTTGTCTTCTTTCAAAAAAGGAGATTTAGGTTCTGAATCTCATGGATTTATCCAAAATGGGTTCAAACAAGGATTAAATCCTTTTGAATTCTTCTTTGGATCAATAACAGGTCGTGACAGTCTTATGGATACTGCTTTAAGAACACCTAAGTCTGGTTATCTCTATAGAAGATTATCCAACGCTTTGCAGGACCTAAAAGTAGAGTATGATCATACAGTAAGAGACGCAAGCAAAAAGATTATTCAATTTAAATATGGTGAAGATGGTGTTGATGTAAGTAAATCAGAAGAAGGAGTAATAAATGTTGATAGAGTTATAAAATGA
- a CDS encoding DNA-directed RNA polymerase subunit A'' produces MRDEIELTPKLKKELKEKKASEANIKKVAQEYKEALISPGESVGIISAESIGEPGTQMTLNTFHFAGVAEMNVTMGLPRIIEILDGRKTIATPMMEIYLNKPHNKGKNIMQIAASIKETMLNEVASEFSINIVDFTIEIKLDREKMREIGINITTVANAISKSIKKIKVKQKEDNIVIKIKEKEENLNEIYKLKEKLKTVFIKGIKNIKQVLPVKRKEEFIIITAGSNIKEILDLDFVDKSRTITNDLYETEKVLGIEATRQLIISEVYKVIESQGLNVDIRHIMLVADTMCNNGTIEGVTRYGVVSRKSSVLARASFETPLNHIIDSSLVGDIDLLTSVVENVMLNQPVPVGTGLPDLITKVKK; encoded by the coding sequence ATGAGAGACGAAATAGAGTTAACACCCAAACTGAAAAAGGAGCTAAAAGAAAAGAAAGCTAGTGAAGCTAACATTAAAAAGGTTGCACAGGAATACAAAGAAGCGCTTATTTCTCCTGGAGAATCTGTTGGAATCATCTCTGCTGAATCAATTGGAGAACCAGGTACACAGATGACATTAAACACTTTCCACTTTGCTGGTGTTGCAGAAATGAACGTTACAATGGGTTTGCCAAGAATAATAGAAATCCTTGATGGAAGAAAAACAATTGCTACACCAATGATGGAAATCTATCTTAATAAACCCCATAATAAAGGTAAAAATATTATGCAGATTGCAGCATCTATAAAAGAAACAATGCTTAATGAAGTTGCCTCAGAATTTTCCATTAATATTGTCGATTTCACAATAGAAATAAAATTAGATAGAGAAAAAATGAGGGAAATAGGCATAAATATTACAACTGTCGCAAATGCTATCTCTAAATCTATTAAAAAAATAAAAGTTAAACAAAAAGAAGATAACATTGTTATAAAAATAAAAGAAAAAGAGGAAAATCTGAATGAAATTTATAAACTCAAAGAAAAACTAAAAACAGTTTTCATAAAAGGTATAAAAAACATCAAACAGGTTTTGCCAGTAAAAAGAAAAGAAGAATTCATAATTATAACAGCTGGATCAAATATCAAAGAGATCCTTGACTTAGATTTTGTTGACAAATCAAGAACAATAACAAATGATCTTTATGAAACAGAAAAAGTACTAGGCATTGAAGCTACAAGACAATTAATAATATCAGAAGTCTATAAAGTTATTGAAAGCCAGGGTCTTAATGTTGATATAAGACATATTATGCTTGTTGCAGATACAATGTGCAATAATGGAACAATAGAAGGAGTTACAAGATATGGTGTTGTGAGTAGAAAATCTTCTGTTTTAGCAAGGGCTTCTTTTGAAACACCCCTAAACCATATAATTGACTCATCCTTAGTTGGAGATATAGATCTATTAACTTCTGTAGTTGAAAACGTTATGCTTAATCAACCAGTTCCAGTAGGTACTGGATTGCCTGATTTGATAACAAAGGTGAAAAAATGA
- a CDS encoding 50S ribosomal protein L30, translated as MSQKDITDIKKNLAAKKLIKGAKENIKNIKLGKISKVYISQNCPENIQNDIIKYTKIAKIDSIILNESSEELGVICKKPFSISILSFIKENKK; from the coding sequence ATGAGTCAAAAAGATATAACTGATATCAAAAAGAATTTAGCTGCAAAAAAACTAATTAAAGGTGCAAAAGAAAACATAAAAAACATTAAGCTTGGCAAGATTTCTAAAGTTTATATAAGCCAAAATTGCCCAGAAAATATACAAAATGATATAATAAAATATACGAAAATAGCTAAAATTGATTCTATTATATTAAATGAATCAAGCGAAGAGTTGGGAGTTATATGCAAAAAACCTTTTTCTATCTCAATTTTAAGTTTTATAAAAGAGAATAAAAAATAA
- a CDS encoding transcription elongation factor NusA: protein MTKIKYDTNLIKLISLFETLTRAKVKDCIDSNILMFVVKQGEIGKAIGKKGSNIKRIENVLKRKIKIVEFDDDIEIFVKNLISPLKVENITKEDDTIIISDANNQTKGKLKGRDSQNIKEYKKIVSRYFDIEDIVVK from the coding sequence ATGACAAAAATAAAATATGATACTAATCTCATAAAACTTATTTCTTTATTTGAAACATTAACCAGAGCAAAGGTTAAAGATTGTATTGATAGTAATATCTTGATGTTCGTAGTTAAACAAGGAGAAATAGGTAAAGCGATTGGTAAAAAAGGCTCTAACATCAAAAGAATTGAGAACGTATTAAAAAGAAAGATAAAAATTGTTGAATTTGATGATGATATTGAGATTTTTGTTAAAAATCTTATATCACCACTAAAAGTAGAAAACATAACAAAAGAAGATGACACAATCATAATAAGTGATGCAAATAACCAAACAAAAGGGAAACTAAAAGGAAGAGATTCTCAAAACATTAAAGAATATAAAAAGATAGTTTCTAGATATTTTGATATAGAAGATATTGTTGTTAAATAA
- a CDS encoding UGMP family protein (universal genome maintenance protein; Kae1/Qri7/OSGEP/YgjD family protein; in Archaea, some Kae1 are found as fusion proteins similar to two distinct proteins in yeast that are involved in the KEOPS complex; kinase associated endopeptidase 1 (Kae1) and a serine/threonine protein kinase (Bud32); in Pyrococcus Kae1 has atypical AP endonuclease activity and inhibits the kinase activity of Bud32), which produces MICLGIESTAHTFGAGIINNKGDILANVKDSYTTEKGGIHPTFAKEHHIKCANKVIKEALKQAKLKEYDIDLISFSQAPGLPPCLVVGMEKAKELAKKLDLPLVGVNHCIAHLEIGKLLTKAKDPVLLYASGANTQIIAYDGGKYRIFGETLDNGVGNFLDGFARHLGIGFPGGPKIAELASKGKNYIEIPYVVKGMDISVGGILTNLKQKYDSNKFTKEDLAYSTQETVFAMLLEVTERAMAHCQKKELLLGGGVACNTRLQEMSEIMCKERGAKFFVPPRNVLVDNGLMIAWQGILQKKQATKDYSSLDIRPKERTNEVMVKWS; this is translated from the coding sequence ATGATATGTTTAGGTATAGAATCTACAGCTCACACTTTTGGTGCAGGTATTATAAACAATAAAGGAGACATCTTAGCTAATGTTAAAGATAGCTATACTACTGAAAAAGGAGGGATTCATCCTACTTTTGCTAAAGAACACCATATAAAATGTGCTAACAAAGTTATTAAAGAAGCATTAAAACAAGCCAAACTAAAAGAATATGATATTGATTTAATCTCTTTTTCACAAGCACCTGGTTTACCACCTTGTCTAGTAGTAGGAATGGAAAAAGCAAAAGAATTAGCTAAAAAACTAGATTTGCCTCTTGTTGGAGTTAATCATTGTATAGCTCATTTAGAAATTGGAAAACTATTAACAAAAGCAAAAGATCCGGTTTTATTATATGCTTCTGGCGCAAACACACAAATCATTGCTTATGATGGTGGAAAATATCGTATTTTTGGTGAAACACTAGATAATGGTGTTGGAAATTTCTTAGATGGTTTTGCAAGACACCTAGGAATTGGTTTTCCAGGAGGACCTAAAATAGCAGAACTAGCTTCAAAAGGAAAAAACTATATTGAAATACCCTATGTTGTAAAAGGAATGGATATCTCAGTAGGAGGAATTTTAACCAATCTTAAACAAAAATATGATAGTAATAAATTCACAAAAGAAGATTTAGCATACTCCACTCAAGAAACAGTCTTTGCAATGTTGCTTGAAGTAACAGAACGTGCAATGGCTCACTGCCAAAAAAAAGAATTATTGTTAGGGGGGGGGGTTGCATGCAATACAAGATTACAAGAAATGTCTGAAATCATGTGCAAAGAAAGAGGTGCAAAATTCTTTGTTCCACCAAGAAATGTTCTAGTAGATAACGGGCTTATGATAGCATGGCAGGGAATACTACAAAAAAAACAAGCAACAAAAGATTATTCCAGCTTAGATATTAGACCAAAAGAAAGAACCAACGAAGTTATGGTTAAATGGTCGTGA
- a CDS encoding phosphopyruvate hydratase, whose translation MINMSKIESVKAREILDSRGNPTVEVDVFTKDGVFRAAVPSGTSTGVYEALELRDNNNSRYSGKGVLTAVNHVNLQIVENIVNMDCTQQKEIDDSLISLDGTENKTNLGANAMLAVSMAVCRAGAAAKKVPLYQHIAELAGEPTDHYIMPVPSFNVINGGKHADNQLALQEFMFMPTKVTSFKEALRIGSKVYHILKEIISNKYGKAATGVGDEGGFMPNIVKGSEALSILKDAIKKAELLEEIDIKISMDCAASEFYDEGLYDLNFKDPIQENKITSEELSEMYAKFIKDFSVISIEDPFDQDDWESYVKFTAEFGDQIQIVGDDLLVTNPKRIAKAIEQNACNALLLKVNQIGTISEAIDACREAKEAGWGVMVSHRSGETEDSFIADLAVGLRAGQIKSGAPCRSERLAKYNQLLRIEEELGDRCSYAGEHFREP comes from the coding sequence ATTATTAATATGTCTAAAATAGAGTCTGTCAAAGCTAGAGAAATACTAGATTCCAGAGGGAATCCTACTGTAGAGGTTGATGTTTTTACCAAAGATGGAGTTTTTAGGGCTGCTGTTCCTTCTGGTACTTCTACTGGTGTATATGAAGCATTAGAATTAAGAGACAATAATAATTCAAGGTATTCTGGAAAAGGTGTTTTAACAGCTGTTAATCATGTTAATTTACAGATAGTAGAAAATATTGTAAATATGGATTGTACACAACAAAAAGAGATTGATGATAGTTTGATTTCTTTGGATGGAACAGAAAATAAAACTAATTTAGGCGCAAATGCTATGTTAGCTGTTTCAATGGCTGTTTGTAGAGCAGGAGCAGCTGCTAAGAAAGTTCCTTTATATCAACATATTGCTGAACTTGCTGGAGAGCCAACTGATCATTATATAATGCCGGTGCCAAGCTTTAATGTTATTAATGGAGGCAAGCATGCGGATAATCAATTGGCTTTACAGGAATTTATGTTTATGCCAACAAAAGTAACTTCTTTTAAAGAAGCACTGCGTATTGGTTCTAAGGTTTATCATATTCTAAAAGAAATTATTTCTAATAAATATGGAAAAGCAGCTACTGGTGTTGGAGATGAAGGTGGATTTATGCCAAATATTGTTAAAGGTAGTGAAGCGTTGAGTATTTTAAAAGATGCTATTAAGAAAGCAGAACTTTTAGAGGAAATTGATATTAAGATAAGCATGGATTGTGCAGCTTCTGAGTTTTATGATGAAGGATTGTATGATTTAAATTTTAAGGATCCTATCCAGGAAAATAAAATAACGTCAGAAGAATTAAGTGAAATGTATGCAAAATTTATCAAAGATTTTTCTGTTATATCAATAGAAGACCCTTTTGATCAGGATGATTGGGAGTCTTATGTTAAGTTTACTGCTGAATTTGGTGATCAAATACAGATTGTTGGAGATGATTTATTGGTTACAAATCCTAAAAGAATAGCAAAAGCGATTGAGCAGAATGCGTGCAATGCTTTATTGTTAAAAGTAAATCAAATAGGAACTATTAGTGAAGCAATTGATGCTTGCAGAGAAGCAAAAGAAGCAGGATGGGGGGTTATGGTAAGTCATAGGAGTGGTGAAACAGAGGATTCTTTTATAGCTGATCTGGCAGTTGGATTAAGGGCTGGTCAGATAAAATCAGGAGCCCCTTGTAGATCTGAAAGATTGGCAAAGTATAATCAATTATTAAGAATTGAAGAAGAATTAGGTGATAGATGCAGTTATGCAGGAGAACACTTTAGAGAACCTTAG
- a CDS encoding ribosome biogenesis protein has translation MKHILKCSECGHYTMNENCGCGGNAFMAKPPKYSPEDKYGDYRRKAKKEEFIKKGLL, from the coding sequence ATGAAACACATTTTAAAATGTTCTGAGTGTGGACATTATACTATGAATGAAAATTGTGGGTGTGGTGGAAATGCTTTTATGGCTAAACCACCAAAATATAGTCCTGAAGATAAATATGGGGATTACAGAAGAAAGGCTAAAAAAGAAGAATTCATCAAAAAGGGATTATTATGA
- a CDS encoding 30S ribosomal protein S27e: protein MKIMEEPTSKFVKIRCPKCKNEQIMFGKASSTVKCLVCGKILAEPNGGKARVKARVLEVLE, encoded by the coding sequence ATGAAAATAATGGAAGAACCAACATCAAAATTTGTAAAAATAAGATGCCCTAAATGCAAAAACGAACAGATAATGTTTGGTAAAGCAAGTTCAACTGTAAAATGTCTTGTATGTGGAAAAATCCTAGCTGAACCAAATGGTGGAAAAGCAAGAGTAAAGGCAAGAGTATTAGAAGTTCTAGAGTAA